A genomic stretch from Zeimonas sediminis includes:
- a CDS encoding BCAM0308 family protein: MNESTNPPASQRHDQLRPERVHDAYRTKGKLPEPTVCSDCGAVWHGGRWTWGAADASAHKTRCPACQRIHDRFPAGYLTIEGDFYAKHREEILNLVKNREAAEKAEHPLERIMAIEDEGGTTTVTTTSAHVARRIADALHDAWKGTLDLHYNKAQDLFRARWRRDR, translated from the coding sequence ATGAACGAATCGACCAATCCTCCCGCCTCGCAGCGCCACGACCAGCTCCGCCCGGAGCGCGTCCACGACGCCTACCGCACGAAGGGCAAGCTTCCCGAGCCCACCGTCTGTTCCGACTGCGGCGCAGTCTGGCACGGCGGCCGCTGGACCTGGGGCGCGGCCGACGCGTCCGCGCACAAGACGCGCTGCCCGGCCTGCCAGCGCATCCACGATCGCTTCCCGGCCGGCTACCTCACGATCGAAGGCGACTTCTACGCGAAGCACCGCGAAGAGATCCTGAACCTGGTGAAGAACCGCGAAGCCGCCGAGAAGGCCGAGCACCCGCTCGAGCGGATCATGGCGATCGAGGACGAGGGCGGCACCACGACCGTGACGACGACCTCGGCGCACGTCGCCCGGCGCATCGCCGACGCGCTGCACGACGCCTGGAAGGGCACGCTGGACCTCCACTACAACAAGGCCCAGGACCTGTTCCGCGCGCGCTGGCGCCGGGACCGCTGA
- a CDS encoding Gfo/Idh/MocA family oxidoreductase has protein sequence MKKIGIAIVGYGRLGRACVAQAEGAEDLRVVGIVVEAGRPPAESRRHPVVAHPRDLPQRPDAALLCVPPGVATDVARDLLQQGLPIVECAGLEGRALQDHYETVGEAAHRHRVPAVVGAGWDPGVLPLLRGAFETLIPDGNTESRDRPATSLHHTEAARLVPGVADALGTEQRDAAGNLKRYVYVQLRKGASIDAVREAFAADPLFAGEETEVFEVDDLAEVDKASHGVVLERIGSARSGGHQALLLEARFDPATFAARVMLDAARRLDRLAPGAHHYSIWP, from the coding sequence ATGAAGAAGATCGGCATCGCCATCGTCGGATACGGCCGCCTCGGTCGCGCCTGCGTCGCGCAGGCGGAGGGGGCCGAGGACCTGCGGGTCGTCGGGATCGTCGTCGAGGCCGGCCGCCCGCCCGCCGAGTCGCGGCGTCACCCCGTCGTCGCCCATCCGCGCGACCTGCCGCAGCGGCCCGATGCCGCGTTGCTCTGCGTGCCCCCGGGCGTCGCCACCGACGTGGCGCGCGACCTGCTGCAGCAGGGCCTGCCGATCGTCGAATGCGCGGGGCTCGAAGGCCGCGCGCTGCAGGACCACTACGAGACGGTCGGCGAGGCCGCCCACCGCCACCGGGTGCCAGCGGTGGTCGGCGCCGGCTGGGACCCGGGCGTGCTGCCGCTGCTGCGCGGCGCCTTCGAGACCCTGATCCCCGACGGCAACACGGAGTCGCGCGACCGGCCCGCAACGAGCCTTCACCACACCGAGGCCGCGCGGCTGGTGCCCGGGGTGGCCGACGCGCTGGGCACCGAACAGCGCGACGCCGCCGGCAACCTCAAGCGCTACGTGTACGTGCAGCTGCGCAAGGGCGCCTCGATCGACGCGGTGCGCGAGGCCTTCGCAGCCGACCCGCTGTTCGCCGGGGAAGAAACCGAGGTCTTCGAGGTCGACGACCTGGCCGAGGTGGACAAGGCCTCTCACGGCGTCGTGCTCGAGCGGATCGGCAGCGCGCGCAGCGGCGGCCACCAGGCGCTTCTCCTCGAGGCGCGCTTCGACCCGGCGACCTTCGCCGCGCGGGTCATGCTCGACGCGGCCCGCCGGCTCGACCGGCTCGCGCCGGGCGCGCACCATTACTCGATCTGGCCCTGA